The following proteins are co-located in the Methylomonas sp. 11b genome:
- a CDS encoding NifB/NifX family molybdenum-iron cluster-binding protein, whose translation MNQLADVNSIAELEVDADKLIVAFASSDGEMVNQHFGSSLGFHVYAIDGTTATPLAAKSFGKEQRDGNDDKLKPKLAWLTGCDMVYCGSVGGTATNELIKLGAHPVIVKGGPDIEEIIAELQQEITGTLSPLLERIFKQKTAKDNSRFAEMADEEWAE comes from the coding sequence ATGAATCAACTTGCCGATGTAAACAGTATCGCGGAGCTTGAAGTCGACGCAGATAAGCTGATCGTGGCTTTTGCAAGTTCCGATGGGGAAATGGTCAATCAGCATTTCGGGTCATCCTTGGGATTTCATGTTTATGCTATTGATGGCACTACCGCTACGCCTTTGGCGGCCAAGTCGTTTGGTAAGGAACAACGAGACGGGAATGACGACAAACTAAAACCCAAGCTGGCCTGGTTAACAGGCTGCGATATGGTGTATTGCGGTTCTGTCGGCGGCACGGCGACCAATGAGTTGATCAAATTGGGCGCGCATCCTGTCATCGTTAAAGGCGGTCCCGACATTGAAGAAATCATCGCCGAATTACAACAAGAGATTACCGGAACCCTATCGCCGCTGCTGGAACGCATTTTTAAACAAAAAACCGCTAAAGATAACAGCCGTTTTGCGGAGATGGCTGACGAAGAATGGGCTGAATAA
- a CDS encoding sensor histidine kinase, which produces MKFKNFLSLKSLIVLGFVIAVIPLFLAVMYAAFGMRETSALGRTVNTHVFEQTKTIRLVLQKASDIERKAKLFVLLSDPTLRQPYERQSYETVRASFKQALGDLLKLHVDNKIALLVNELSEKENLIYQQIIGSDDENNLELPIDEAFQGLRESAATLSREFENHVDHEFNELHQLSESLEHGLLVKGAVLLAISFSVIAILLIVLSRSMRQLDVSIRRLGAGELAEPILVNGPSDLRYLGNRLEWLRTHLLELEVSKQQFMQNVAREIELPLASLRQDAELLAGETDYAPNSKRENTVLHLCANIEKLNTVSEELLRYSRINSLPDSKRKESVKIKDLLETVIDDFQPVLSSKAIAIRMLARPVEISGIPEQLRAIIEQLLTNAVKFSPEGGEIRVILRDAGTLMELEVEDEGPGIAADERDHIFEPFYRGKAGDTGDSDGPGLGLAIVKEYVANHQGKVEVIDARQDQQGARIRVQIPLNGEN; this is translated from the coding sequence ATGAAATTTAAAAACTTTTTATCGTTAAAGTCCCTGATCGTCCTGGGCTTTGTCATTGCGGTGATTCCGCTGTTTCTGGCCGTGATGTACGCCGCTTTCGGCATGCGCGAAACCTCGGCGCTGGGCCGCACCGTCAACACGCATGTCTTCGAACAAACCAAAACCATCCGCCTGGTTTTACAAAAAGCCTCCGATATAGAGCGTAAGGCCAAGCTGTTTGTGTTGCTGTCCGACCCGACGCTACGCCAACCCTACGAACGGCAATCCTACGAAACGGTGCGGGCCTCGTTTAAACAGGCGTTAGGCGATTTGCTTAAATTGCATGTCGACAACAAAATTGCACTGCTGGTCAACGAATTATCCGAGAAGGAAAACCTGATTTATCAACAAATCATCGGCTCGGATGACGAAAACAATCTGGAATTGCCGATAGACGAGGCTTTCCAGGGTTTGCGCGAATCTGCCGCCACCTTATCGCGCGAGTTTGAAAACCACGTCGATCACGAATTCAACGAACTGCACCAATTGTCGGAATCGCTGGAGCATGGTCTATTGGTCAAGGGCGCGGTATTGCTGGCAATTTCGTTCAGCGTGATCGCCATCCTGTTAATCGTGTTATCGCGTTCGATGCGGCAACTTGACGTATCGATACGCCGTTTGGGCGCCGGCGAATTGGCCGAACCGATTCTGGTCAACGGTCCGTCGGATTTACGTTATCTGGGCAACCGTTTGGAGTGGCTGCGCACTCACTTGCTGGAACTGGAAGTGTCCAAGCAACAATTTATGCAAAACGTCGCCCGCGAGATAGAACTGCCGTTGGCAAGCCTGCGCCAGGATGCCGAACTGTTGGCCGGCGAAACCGACTACGCCCCCAACAGCAAGCGGGAAAACACGGTGTTGCATTTATGCGCCAATATCGAAAAGTTAAACACGGTATCCGAGGAACTGCTGCGCTACAGCCGGATCAACTCCCTACCCGACAGCAAACGCAAGGAAAGTGTAAAGATCAAAGACTTGCTGGAAACCGTCATTGACGATTTTCAACCCGTTTTAAGCAGTAAAGCTATTGCTATCCGCATGCTGGCACGGCCGGTGGAAATTTCCGGCATTCCCGAACAATTGCGTGCGATCATCGAACAATTGCTGACCAACGCCGTGAAATTTTCGCCGGAAGGCGGCGAAATTCGCGTCATATTGCGCGACGCAGGCACGCTAATGGAACTGGAAGTGGAAGACGAAGGCCCCGGTATCGCCGCCGACGAACGCGATCATATTTTCGAACCGTTTTATCGCGGCAAGGCTGGCGATACAGGCGATAGTGATGGCCCCGGCCTGGGCTTGGCCATCGTCAAGGAATACGTCGCCAATCATCAAGGCAAAGTCGAAGTCATCGATGCCCGTCAAGACCAACAAGGAGCCCGCATCCGGGTTCAAATTCCGTTAAACGGGGAGAATTGA